The sequence AAATTTCCACGAAATTGAATCTGCTAGACTACAAGAGTTATTAAACAATCAAGATTGGACTATTGCGAAGAATAAAATTTCATTAGAGGTTCAAAAGGCCTATTTGAAGTTTTTGAGTAACAAGTTTAAACATGCTATGCTGACGAAAACAATGGAGAGGATCGATAAATTGCATATAGATTCTGAATTGGAAGCAAAATCTGGCTTCAATACAGAATTGGAGCGTTTAGAGTTAGAATCCAAAATCAGGGACATAGAGCTGATGTCTCTGAAGGCATTCTCGGCGATTAGGCTAGCTGAAATTGATTTAAAAAAGCAAATGAATTTACCTTTGAATGTTAAGTTGATGCCAAAGGATTCAATTCTTGAAGATTATATTCTTTTTCAACCTTCCGAGTTAATTAATATCTCAGAATATCTTTTGAAGAAACCAGAGCTGAAAAAAAGCAAATTAGCCATTGAAAATCTTAGAACGAGACAAGAAATATTGGATTCCTACTGGAAGCCAAAGGTAATTCTGGGAGGTTATTATGGAAAAAATATTAATGGTCCTCTTCCTGTACAAAACGATGTTTTTGGGTTTAATATTGGATTACAGACTCAGCTAGGTAGTACTACAAACCAATCAAGTTTAAATTCCGGAGTGCAGTCAGACGGAACAGGTATCCAAAGAATCCCGGGTTATGGCCCCCAATTCGTTGGAAAAGGTGAGAACGCATTTAATAGTACAAACTTTAATCTTTTTGATGATCTGAGTTACAGTAGAAAAATTTATGAAGGGGAAATCTCCATTTCCGACGCTATCAGGAACCAGCGAAATCTAGAGATAACTTTAGAAGCAGAAACTTATAAATCATTAGAGAAGTTGAATGAGAGTTGGCAAGTGATTCGAATCTCCAATGCAAAATTTTATCAAAATGCTGAAGCGTGGAAATCTGCAATACTTAAATTTGAACGGGGATTTATGAAATCTTCAGAGTTACTTAATTTTGAATCAGAACTATTGCGATCTTTAGATGATCTTTGTTTAGGTTACTCCAGTTACATAGAAGCTACATATGAATTAGCATATAATCTCGGTGTTAGTAATGATGAGTTATTGCTAGTTAGAAAAGAAAAATCAAAAGGAAACTCGATTTTTAACGAGTTGATGAAAGCCGGATATTTTGATGTAAAAGGAAAGGTTGACCAAAAATGAAGTTAGTCGGTTGTAATTTA is a genomic window of Leptospira noumeaensis containing:
- a CDS encoding TolC family protein produces the protein MKLNYIFLLFFCFSVSLYSLEDSGEVLLVDSVDIEEIALTNSVILHSITDRRGIFKMISAEKWRNYLPRVGISYFGLKNTNINQPDSQYNDIRIQLNQLVYDGGENFHEIESARLQELLNNQDWTIAKNKISLEVQKAYLKFLSNKFKHAMLTKTMERIDKLHIDSELEAKSGFNTELERLELESKIRDIELMSLKAFSAIRLAEIDLKKQMNLPLNVKLMPKDSILEDYILFQPSELINISEYLLKKPELKKSKLAIENLRTRQEILDSYWKPKVILGGYYGKNINGPLPVQNDVFGFNIGLQTQLGSTTNQSSLNSGVQSDGTGIQRIPGYGPQFVGKGENAFNSTNFNLFDDLSYSRKIYEGEISISDAIRNQRNLEITLEAETYKSLEKLNESWQVIRISNAKFYQNAEAWKSAILKFERGFMKSSELLNFESELLRSLDDLCLGYSSYIEATYELAYNLGVSNDELLLVRKEKSKGNSIFNELMKAGYFDVKGKVDQK